Within Nitrospirota bacterium, the genomic segment CTTCAAAGACTCACGTGCTTTTTCATATTCGGGGAGCGGCAGAATATCTTTAAGCATGAGTTTTTCCATCACTTACCCCTTTCCTTTGTACGCTTCGTTTAAAATCTGCACCGGGTGCGCCGTCTTTTGACCGCTCCCCTGCTCAATCTGGACACCTGCCAGGGGACAATCGGTCATGATCCGGTCGGGCCGGCTTTCCTGAATGATTCTAAGCAGCGGCTGGGCAATTTTCATGGAAGCTTCAAAATATTCCTTCTTGATGCCCCAGGTACCGTCATGTCCCGAACATTTTTCAATGACTTCCACTTGTGTCCCGGGAATGAGTTTCATCAAATCCCGAGATTTATATCCGATATTCTGATCCCGGAGGTGACAGGGAATTTGATAGGCAATTTTCCCCAACCCGCTTTTTTTAAAATCGAGCGAAAGGAGCCCTTCCTTATGAAGCTTCATCAAATATTCGGAAAGATCAAAACTTTTGGCAGCCACTTTCCGGGACACCTCATCCTGATAAAGGTCGGGGTACTCTTTTTTAAACATGAGACTGCAGGTCGGCATCGGAATGACAATATCGTAACCCTGGTCAACCCATTTTTCCATCTCTCGCAGATTAGCCGTTCCCTTCTTTAAGACCTGGTCAATTTCGCCGGTATCAAAAAAGGGCATGCCGCAGCACTCCTGGGGAGGAACAAGGACTTCAATGCCGTTCCTTTCCAAAACTTCAACGGAGGCCTTTCCAATCTCCGGATCATTGTAATTGACAAAACAGGTATAAAACAGGACCACCTTCTTCTTCCGGTCAGTACGACCTCTCTTTTTAAACCACGTTGAAAAAGTTTGCGACGCAAATGGCGCCAACAGGCGATTTCGATGAATGCCAAAAATTTTCTCAATCACGAGCCGGATCCACCCCTGACGGTTTCCCCAATTGA encodes:
- a CDS encoding anaerobic glycerol-3-phosphate dehydrogenase subunit C; its protein translation is MNFNPSTKTFWDETALHANTERIYDICHGCRRCFNLCPSFSDLFNALDTDRVDGEVKKLTRTDHQKIVDDCYYCKLCFNHCPYTPPHQYDLDFPRLMIQTKIQRARKEPFPLKDRVLVDIDRMGRFASLFAPWVNWGNRQGWIRLVIEKIFGIHRNRLLAPFASQTFSTWFKKRGRTDRKKKVVLFYTCFVNYNDPEIGKASVEVLERNGIEVLVPPQECCGMPFFDTGEIDQVLKKGTANLREMEKWVDQGYDIVIPMPTCSLMFKKEYPDLYQDEVSRKVAAKSFDLSEYLMKLHKEGLLSLDFKKSGLGKIAYQIPCHLRDQNIGYKSRDLMKLIPGTQVEVIEKCSGHDGTWGIKKEYFEASMKIAQPLLRIIQESRPDRIMTDCPLAGVQIEQGSGQKTAHPVQILNEAYKGKG